A segment of the Azospirillum lipoferum 4B genome:
CCGCCAGCGCTTTGAAGGGCGCGGCGGACCTCGGGATCCTTGCTGGACAGCGTCTGCAGGGTCAGCAGGCTGGAGACGAGTTGCAGCGTGTTCTTCAGCCGGTGGCTGACGTCGCGCAGGCGCCGGTCATGCTCGGCGACCGACTCCGGCAATTCATCCGCCGTGACGATCAGGGCGCGGACGATGCCGTTGAGGCCCAGTATCGGGGTGACGCGCACATCCCAGAACCGCTCGCCGTCCGGTGCGCGGTCGCTCGCGGCCCGGCTGCGCTGCGGCCGACCGCTGTTGCGCGCTTCCGCCAGCAGCGCCGGCGACAAGGCGGGAAAGCTCACCGTCATGCCGGAGCCAGCAACCACGCCCAGCGCGCGGAAGGCACCGTTGGCGAAGCTGCAGCAGTCGCCCTCCCCCTCCACCAGGGCGGTCGGGGTTGGCGTCTGGTCCAGCAGGCAGCGCAGCAGCGCCGGATCGTCGACGCATGAGCCACTGGCTTCCGCCGCCCGCCCCGCGCCGGGATCCGTCCCGAACTCCGCGTTCCGGTACGCCGTGACCGCCATGATGTGCGCCATCGCCCCTGATCCCGTAGCCGTCCCGCGTGCTGCCGGCACCTCCACCGTTACAGAGGAGCTGCCTATCCAGCCTACGCAGTTTAAGGCGGCGCTCGCGCTCGGCACCAGTCCAACAACCCGAAACTTTCCTAGACAAATGGCATTACGACATTCGGATGGTTTCGGGGGGTACGGCGATCTGGATCGTCGGTCAGGCCCGTGCTGCGGCACTCTCGATGCCCAGCGCCTGAAGCGCGGTGCGGACGATGTGCTGGGCGGTCAGGCCGGCCGCTTCATACTGCTTGGCCGGTGAATCGTGGTCGAGATAGAGGTCGGGCAGAACCATCGGACGGATCTTCAGCCCGCCGTCCAGCAGGCCCGCCGTCGCCAGGAACTGCAGCACGAAGCTGCCGAAGCCGCCGACCGATCCCTCCTCGATGGTGATCAGCACCTCATGCTCCAGCGCGAGGCGGCGAACCAGATCCTCGTCCAGCGGCTTGGCGAAGCGGGCGTCGGCCAGGGTGGTCGACAGGCCGCGCGCCGCCAGTTCCGCCGCGGCGCGACGCCCCTCGCCCAGGCGGGTGCCATAGCTGAGGATGGCGATCTTGGTACCTTCCTGCAGGATGCGGCCCTTGCCGATCGGCAGGATGCTGCCGCGGTCGGGCAGTTCCAGCCCGACACCCTCGCCGCGCGGATAGCGCAGGGCCGAGGCGCGGTCGTCGATGGCCGCCTGGGTCGCCACCATATGCATCAGCTCCAGCTCGTCCGCCGCCGCCATCAGCACGATGTCGGGCAGGCAGCCGAGATAGGCGGTGTCGAAGGACCCGGCATGGGTCGCCCCGTCCGCCCCCACCAGACCGGCGCGGTCCAGCGCAAAGCGCACCGGCAGATGCTGCAGCACCACGTCATGGATGACCTGATCGTAGGCGCGCTGCAGGAAGGTGGAATAGATGGCACAGAAGGGCTTGAACCCCTCCGTCGCCATGCCGGCGGCGAAGGTCACCGCATGCTGTTCGGCGATGCCGACATCGAAGCAGCGGTCGGGAAAGCGCTCCCCGAACAGGTCCAGCCCGGTACCGGACGGCATGGCGGCGGTGATGCCGACGATGGACGGATCGGCCGCGGCCTCCGCGATCAGGCTCTGCGCGAAGACGCGGGTGTAGGTCGGGGCATTGGACTTCGGCTTGGACTGGGTGCCGGTCACCACGTCGAACTTGGCGACGGCGTGCAGCTTGTCGGCCGATTCCTCCGCCGGGCCATAGCCCTTGCCCTTCTTGGTGACGACATGGATCAGCACCGGCTTGTCGTCGTCGGCGTCGCGGACATTCTGCAGCACCGGCAGCAGATGGTCCAGGTTATGGCCGTCGATCGGGCCGATGTAGTAGAAGCCCAGCTCCTCGAACAGGGTGCCGCCGGTGACCATGCCGCGGGCGTATTCCTCCGCCCGGCGGGCGGCGTTGCGCAGCGGGCGCGGCAGCTGGTCGGCGATCTCCTTCGCCAGATGGCGCAGCGACAGGTACGGCTTGGAGGAGATCAGCCGCGACAGATAGGCGCTCATCGCGCCCACCGGCGGGGCGATGGACATGTCGTTGTCGTTGAGGATGACGATCAGCCGCGACTTGGTGGACGCCGCGTTGTTCATCGCCTCGTACGCCATGCCGGCGCTCATCGAGCCGTCGCCGATCACGGCGATGACGTTGCGCTGCTCCCCCTTGATCCTGCTGGCGACGGCCATGCCGAGCCCGGCGGAGATGGAGGTGGAGCTGTGGCCGGCGCCGAACGGGTCGTACTCGCTTTCCGACCGTTTGGTGAAGCCGCTCAAGCCCCCGCCCATGCGGAGCGTGCGGATGCGGTCGCGCCGCCCGGTCAGGATCTTGTGCGGATAGCACTGATGCCCGACATCCCAGATCAGCCGGTCATAGGGCGTGTCGAACACGTAATGGAGCGCAACCGTCAGCTCGACCACCCCAAGCCCGGCACCGAGATGGCCGCCGGTCACCGATACGGCGTCCACGGTCTCGGTGCGCAACTCGTCTGCGAACTGGCGGAGCTGCTCGGGCTTCAGGGCCCGCAGCTTGGCTGGCGTCGGACAAAGGTCGAGCAGCGGAGTCTTGGTGGCGGTCACGTCGTGATGGTCCTCAAGCTCTGGTCAGGCGCGGCGCGCGACGACGAAGTCGGCGACCGCCTTCAACATATCGGCACGCCCATCGAAAATGTCCAAGTGCTGCGATGCCTGATTGGCGAGCATCTCCGCCTGGGCGCGGGCACGGTCGCGGCCGAGGATCGACACGAAGGTCGCCTTGCCGGCCTGGGCGTCGCGGCCGACCGTCTTGCCGGTCTCCTCCGCCGTGCCCTCGACGTCCAGAAGGTCGTCGACGATCTGGAAGGCGAGGCCGAGGTCGTGGGCGTAGGCGCGGAGCGCCGTGCGCTGCGGCGGGTTGGCCTTGCCCAGGATGCCGCCGGCTTCGCAGGAATAGGCGATCATCTCGCCGGTCTTCATGCGCTGCAGCCGGGTGGTGGTGCCGAGGTCGAAGGTCTCGTGCTCCGCGATCAGGTCCAGCATCTGGCCGCCGACCATGCCGTGGCCGCCGGACGCCTTGGCCAGGGCCGTCACCAGCTGGCAGCGGATGTTGGGATCCTCGTGCGTCGCCGGATCGGCCAGCACCTCGAAGGCGAAGGTCAGCAGCCCATCGCCGGCCAGGATGGCGGTGGCCTCGTCGAACTGGCGGTGGCAGGTCGGACGGCCGCGCCGCAGCTCGCCGTCGTCCATCGCCGGCAGGTCGTCGTGGATCAGCGAATAGCTGTGGACCATCTCGACGGCCGCGGCGACGCGGATGGCGCAGTCGGCATTGACGCCGAACAGGGCCGCGGACTGCATCACCAGGAAGGGGCGCAGCCGCTTGCCGCCGTTCAGGCAGCCATAGCGCATGGCGTCGAACACCCGCGCCTCGGCCAAGTCGGTGGTCGGCAGCAGGGCGTTGATCCTGTCCTCGACCGCCTGGGCGATGTCGGCCAGGGCGGCTTTGAACTCGGTCGGGGAAATGGTCTGCACGTCAGTCGATCCGGGCGGGTTCTGTGCCGAGGGAGCCGTCGGCGCTCACGGTGATGCGGTCGATCTTGGCCTGCGCCTCGCGCAGCTTCATCTCGCAATGGCGCTTCAGCGCCGTGCCCCGCTCGTAGGAAGAGATGGCGTCGTCGAGCTTGCCGCGCCCTTCCTCGAGCTGGCGGACGATCCGCTCCAGTTCGGCGAGCGCGTCCTCGAAGCTGAGGGCGGCGATGTCGGGCGGAATGGCGGCGCCGGAAACAGGGGCGGAAGACGTCGTGGAAGGGGGCATGTCGGGCAGAACCATCGATGGGACCTCAAGCCCGCGAAGGTATGCCCCGCCCACGTCCGGCGCAAGGCCCGAGGCGCTCCTCCGCCCCGGCCATTGCGGCCTATGTGCGGCCTATGCGTTCGGGCAGCCCCTCCCCCTTTCGGAAGAATGGAGCGCCCGGCCGACCGGGAAGCCGCATGTCAGCAGTACATCAATTCGCGCACATGGGCGGCGCTGGCGGAGGCAAGGGCGCGCAGGTTGTAGCCCCCCTCCAGAACCGAGACGATGCGCGCCCCGCAATGGGTGCGGGCCAGTTCGCCCAGCTTGCGGGTGGCCCAGACGAAATCGTCGTCGATCAGGTGCAGGCCGGCCAGAGGATCGCGCGAATGGGCGTCGAATCCGGCGGAGATGATCAGCAGGTCCGGCTTGAAATGGTCGATGGCCGGCAGGATGACGTGGGTCATGGCATGCCGGAACTCCGGCGACCCCGCCATCGCCGGCAGCGGCGCATTGACACAGTTGCCGTACTCGCCCTTCTCGCCCGCATCGCCGGTGCCGGGATAGAGCGGCGACTGGTGGGTCGAGCAATAGAGCATGTCCGGGTCGTGCTGCAGGATGTCCTGCGTGCCGTTGCCGTGGTGGACGTCGAAATCCATCACCGCCACGCGCTGCAGCCCGTGCGCGGCGCGGGCGTGATAGGCGCCGACCGCCGCGTTGTTGAACAGGCAGAAGCCCATCGCCTTGTCCCGCTCCGCATGGTGGCCGGGCGGGCGCACGGCGCAGAAGGCGTTGCGCGACTGGCCGGTCGCCACCGCGTCGACCGCGGCGCAGACCGCGCCGGCCGCACGCAGCGCAGCCTCCCCCGATCCGGGCGAGACGACCGTGTCGGCATCGACGCCGGCATGCTCCACCTCCGGAATCAGCGACAGCACGCGGTCGATGTGCTCCTGCGGATGCGCGCGCAGGAGCTGTTCCACCGTGGCGCGCGGCGCCTCCTGCCGTTCCAGCATGTGGAACTCCTCCGTTTCCAGCGCGGCGAGCACGGCACGCAGGCGGTCGGAGCATTCGGGATGACCGAGACCCGTATCGTGCTCCAGGCACGCCGGGTGGGTGAACAGGGTGGTGAACATCGATTTTTCGGTCGTTATCGTTGATTTTCGGGTGGCGTTTGCAGCGTTTCCAAAAACCATTCTTCCCGGATCGCTAATGAAAGTACAGGCTGAATCCAGGACGATTCGTCACAGCCCACTTTCGGGGGCCGGGGCAATCCGTGACACGATACGATCGTAACGGCAACGATGGGCCGACGGGGAGCGGCCCGGGCTCACGCCGTCCGCTCGATGACGAAGCGGAGGATGCCGTCCTGCTCGCCGACCGACAGCAGGCGGTTGCCCGTCGCCTCGCAGAAGGCGGGGAAGTCCTTGCGGGCACCGGGATCGGTCGCCTCCACGGTCAGGGTTTCGCCGATGGCGATGGCCCTGATCGCCTTGCGGGCGCGCAGAACGGGAAGCGGGCACTGCAAGCCCTTGGTATCCAACGGATGATCGGTCATGAACGAAATGCTATCCTACCTGAAAACCGGTGTCATCGACCGATGATGGACATGGAGCGTCGGACTCGTCAAACGCAACCATCGGGTGTCTCATCCTTCCGTCTATTATTCCGTTATGCGAGAAAAAAGCGGTGATCGGCGGTAATGGCAACGCCCAAGTCGACACGGTGACAATCGGTGCCAGCGTCCGGATGACGGAATCCCACAGGTGGACAATTCCCGTGCGGTACGAATATACTAGGATACGAGCATTTTTCTTTACCGGACCGCGCAATGACGGGCCGGTTGTAAAACGAATCGGAACGGACAGGGCAACGGGAAAGCGATGAATATCGAGGATTTGCAGGCAAACGCCCGTCGGGCGAGCGCGCTGCTGAAGGCGATGTGCAATGAGCGGCGCCTTCTCATCCTGTGCCATCTGAGCCAGGGCGAACGGTCGGTGGGCGAACTGGAGGATCTGGTCGGGCTAAGCCAGTCGGCGCTGTCGCAGCATCTGGCCCGGCTGCGCAACGACAATCTGGTCCGCACGCGCCGCAGCGCCCAGAACATCTACTACTCGCTGAACGGGCACGAGGCGCAGACGATCATGACGACGCTGCACGGCCTCTATTGCATCCCGGCAGAGGAAGCGGCCGACGGCCGCGACGGCGATTCCGCGAAAGAATCCGGTAACGACCGTTCCGACCTTTGCGCCGCAGCAGCCGGCTGAACCACCGAACCGCACACCCGCAGTGAGGGGCGCAAGCCTCAGTCGCGCGCCAGCAGCGCCGCGGCCGCCAGCGCCACCCATCCCAGCATGAAGCTCCATCCCCCGGCGGGCGCGGTCATCGGCACCGGCAGCGGTCCGACCGTGGCCAGCGCATAGAGCGTGCCGCAGAACAGCAGAATTCCGGCGCAGAACAGCCACCCCGCCACCCGCAGGGCCAGTTGCCCGCCAGCCCGTCCACCCAGCCGGCCGGCCAGCGCCACCAGCAGCACCAGCGCCAGCGCGTGCGCCATCTGATACAGCCCGGCGGTACGGAACCACTCCTGCGCCTGCGGCTGGCCCGCCAGTCCGTGGCTGGCATAGGCGCCGGCGGCGACCGCGACGGCGCCGTTCAGCGCAGCGAAGACGATCCAGATGCGGTCGATCACTCCCACGGGCGTTCTTCCCTTCCTCACCGATCACCACCGGCCGACGGGCGGTGCTATCCTGCCGCCTGTCTACACGCAGGGCGCCCGCGCGGGCAAGAAAACGACCATGACCACACTCCCGACCCCGCTTCCCCCACTCGTCAGCATCATCACGCCCACCTGGCAGCGGGAGGATTTCCTGCCGCGCCTGCATGCCTGCATCCAGGCGCAGACCCATCCCGAGATCGAATGGCTCGTCTTCGACGACAGCCCGCGCCCGTCTGCCTATCTCAAGCCGCTGGCGAACCCGCGGCTGAAGTATTTCTACTCGCCCAGCCGCTATGCCATCGGCGAGAAGCGCAACATCCTTGCCGAACATGCCAAGGGGTCGGTGATCGTCCACATGGACGACGACGATTTCTACGCGCCCGCCTATGTGGAGCGGATGCTGGACCGGCTGGAGCAAGGCTATGACCTGGTGAAGCTGTCGGGCTGGTTCCTCTACAGCATGGCGCACCGGCGGTTCGGCTATTGGGATACCGCGCAAGGCGGTTCGCATCACCGCTGGGGGCGGCAGGGCTGCAGCTATGTCGAGGCACCGGATGCCCCGCCCTCGCCTGAGAATCTGGACGGTTACGGTTTCTCCTACGCCTACCGCCGCCCGGTCTGGGAAGCGGTGCGTTTTCCCGCGGTCAACGCCTGCGAGGACGCCCCGTTCGTGAAGGCCGCGCGCGAGCGTTTCCGCGTCGGTGCCTTCCCGGATGCGGAAGGGCTGTGCCTGCACACGCTGCACGCCCGCAGCACCAGCCTGTGCCTGCCGCAGTACGAGTTGCCGCCGGTCCTGATGGAACGCCTGTTCGGGCCGGAGGTGGCGGCCTACACCTGAACGTCGAGGAACATGCCGCGGCGGTAGTTGCGCGGCAGGGTCAGCACCCCATTGACGACCAGCGCGGCCAGTTGGCGCAGGCTGGGGATGCGCTGCCGCCCCTCCGGGACGATGCCATCGGCCCGCGCACGCGCCCCGGCCGCAGCAACCCGTCCGCCGCCGGAGTCGGAGCGGATCGGCTCGTTCGAACGGTCACCGGTGCGTCGGGTCTCTACCATGAGCTCCTATTTACCATAAATGCGGCTGATGGGAAAGAGGGGCGGCCTCAGCTTTC
Coding sequences within it:
- a CDS encoding histone deacetylase family protein, producing MFTTLFTHPACLEHDTGLGHPECSDRLRAVLAALETEEFHMLERQEAPRATVEQLLRAHPQEHIDRVLSLIPEVEHAGVDADTVVSPGSGEAALRAAGAVCAAVDAVATGQSRNAFCAVRPPGHHAERDKAMGFCLFNNAAVGAYHARAAHGLQRVAVMDFDVHHGNGTQDILQHDPDMLYCSTHQSPLYPGTGDAGEKGEYGNCVNAPLPAMAGSPEFRHAMTHVILPAIDHFKPDLLIISAGFDAHSRDPLAGLHLIDDDFVWATRKLGELARTHCGARIVSVLEGGYNLRALASASAAHVRELMYC
- a CDS encoding exodeoxyribonuclease VII small subunit, yielding MPPSTTSSAPVSGAAIPPDIAALSFEDALAELERIVRQLEEGRGKLDDAISSYERGTALKRHCEMKLREAQAKIDRITVSADGSLGTEPARID
- a CDS encoding sulfurtransferase TusA family protein yields the protein MTDHPLDTKGLQCPLPVLRARKAIRAIAIGETLTVEATDPGARKDFPAFCEATGNRLLSVGEQDGILRFVIERTA
- a CDS encoding glycosyltransferase family 2 protein is translated as MTTLPTPLPPLVSIITPTWQREDFLPRLHACIQAQTHPEIEWLVFDDSPRPSAYLKPLANPRLKYFYSPSRYAIGEKRNILAEHAKGSVIVHMDDDDFYAPAYVERMLDRLEQGYDLVKLSGWFLYSMAHRRFGYWDTAQGGSHHRWGRQGCSYVEAPDAPPSPENLDGYGFSYAYRRPVWEAVRFPAVNACEDAPFVKAARERFRVGAFPDAEGLCLHTLHARSTSLCLPQYELPPVLMERLFGPEVAAYT
- a CDS encoding DUF423 domain-containing protein — protein: MGVIDRIWIVFAALNGAVAVAAGAYASHGLAGQPQAQEWFRTAGLYQMAHALALVLLVALAGRLGGRAGGQLALRVAGWLFCAGILLFCGTLYALATVGPLPVPMTAPAGGWSFMLGWVALAAAALLARD
- a CDS encoding polyprenyl synthetase family protein: MQTISPTEFKAALADIAQAVEDRINALLPTTDLAEARVFDAMRYGCLNGGKRLRPFLVMQSAALFGVNADCAIRVAAAVEMVHSYSLIHDDLPAMDDGELRRGRPTCHRQFDEATAILAGDGLLTFAFEVLADPATHEDPNIRCQLVTALAKASGGHGMVGGQMLDLIAEHETFDLGTTTRLQRMKTGEMIAYSCEAGGILGKANPPQRTALRAYAHDLGLAFQIVDDLLDVEGTAEETGKTVGRDAQAGKATFVSILGRDRARAQAEMLANQASQHLDIFDGRADMLKAVADFVVARRA
- the dxs gene encoding 1-deoxy-D-xylulose-5-phosphate synthase — protein: MTATKTPLLDLCPTPAKLRALKPEQLRQFADELRTETVDAVSVTGGHLGAGLGVVELTVALHYVFDTPYDRLIWDVGHQCYPHKILTGRRDRIRTLRMGGGLSGFTKRSESEYDPFGAGHSSTSISAGLGMAVASRIKGEQRNVIAVIGDGSMSAGMAYEAMNNAASTKSRLIVILNDNDMSIAPPVGAMSAYLSRLISSKPYLSLRHLAKEIADQLPRPLRNAARRAEEYARGMVTGGTLFEELGFYYIGPIDGHNLDHLLPVLQNVRDADDDKPVLIHVVTKKGKGYGPAEESADKLHAVAKFDVVTGTQSKPKSNAPTYTRVFAQSLIAEAAADPSIVGITAAMPSGTGLDLFGERFPDRCFDVGIAEQHAVTFAAGMATEGFKPFCAIYSTFLQRAYDQVIHDVVLQHLPVRFALDRAGLVGADGATHAGSFDTAYLGCLPDIVLMAAADELELMHMVATQAAIDDRASALRYPRGEGVGLELPDRGSILPIGKGRILQEGTKIAILSYGTRLGEGRRAAAELAARGLSTTLADARFAKPLDEDLVRRLALEHEVLITIEEGSVGGFGSFVLQFLATAGLLDGGLKIRPMVLPDLYLDHDSPAKQYEAAGLTAQHIVRTALQALGIESAAARA
- a CDS encoding sensor histidine kinase, producing the protein MAHIMAVTAYRNAEFGTDPGAGRAAEASGSCVDDPALLRCLLDQTPTPTALVEGEGDCCSFANGAFRALGVVAGSGMTVSFPALSPALLAEARNSGRPQRSRAASDRAPDGERFWDVRVTPILGLNGIVRALIVTADELPESVAEHDRRLRDVSHRLKNTLQLVSSLLTLQTLSSKDPEVRRALQSAGGRVGIVTQAHQRTHGALRAGTVDMAPHLRELCQELEATLPGAHCIHVAAEATEIPVDSIIPFSLIVSELVGNAARHAFPAGAPGTIDVRLGRAGGDTVRLEISDRGTGLPPGLDVARAATLGLKVVRAFVGQLRGRMSVDSSPYGTRVTVDFPAA
- a CDS encoding ArsR/SmtB family transcription factor, coding for MNIEDLQANARRASALLKAMCNERRLLILCHLSQGERSVGELEDLVGLSQSALSQHLARLRNDNLVRTRRSAQNIYYSLNGHEAQTIMTTLHGLYCIPAEEAADGRDGDSAKESGNDRSDLCAAAAG